From a region of the Impatiens glandulifera chromosome 4, dImpGla2.1, whole genome shotgun sequence genome:
- the LOC124936178 gene encoding putative receptor-like protein kinase At5g39000, translating into MGLLQYFSSTSFMLITLLVATTVTTITCYYHPVDNISIDCGSSRKSTASDGREWAGDKGSRHGSSVRLSQPSQSFLTELIPYSTARVSVSQFSYDFRVTPGQKFVRLHFYPASYPGFDKSRDFFTVKSGSYTLLSNFSASIQANSMGLNFFSKEFCLNVEENQILSITFTPSPTMYAFVNGIEVISMPTDLYHTPESNPGVPIIARKHLLFDIDNSIALEVVHRLNIGGSSILPVEDTGMFRAWLGASAYSTPSGILPIATTIPIKYNNFPAYTAPLRVYQSAWLMDPDKLAYINFNLTWKLPVDVGFRYLVRMHFCELDYGIKESSQREFDIFLNDRLAETNADIIKWSGANGVPVYKDYMVILEGDPSKGKSDLTIALQPHYSESETNYPTGVILNGLEIVKLSNPDNNLAGHTPQTSVNTPNSIKTKLQRTLWSRDGIVGILIILLILLNAGVHKLRNWVEKSEREISPSLLPSNQFGRRFSLSEVQSATNNFDDALVIGDGGFGKVYKGQIDKGSRTVAIKRLKALSKQGADEFWTEIKTLSKLMHINLVTLIGYCDENKEMILVYGYMINGSLADHLHKITRTLSSRQNETPEIREVESYPLSWERRLQICIGAARGLDYLHSGAEHRVIHRDVKTSNILLDENWVAKISDFGLSKMGGNSHNNGNQSSTSIVTDVKGTFGYLDLEYFLTHRLTRKSDVYAFGVVLFEVLCGRPAVDRRFEGEERSLALWARRCINEGRIEDMIDPFLKGKILPHSLKIFVGIAEKCLHSRPNERPRMSDVLQKLEFALSSKDHFGWLLTEVDEEKDLEEVATDTDEAVSGDSGRTDAITKWEERDVGKTSDIDDESENKEIAGDGNSNTNLLSKTSPPIGSSNLIHGNMPEISTQKSNKRTVMKLVQSALRRKTKDDSPKNQASWWSKKTSKMTEVKPLPEVPESSLLPESPRIFSLDEIRAATHNFGRPNNIDYGEWYQGSLDDIELQVAIQRCRKQNKEYSLSEVEKLYQLHNVHIVSFIGYCKMEEEIFLVYEFMVKGILCKHLYGSRISPLPWKKRLDICISIASGLHYLHRENIIHGNLKSSKILLDNNWSAKISGLKVFKDDEDDANGITHTVVTAVVRNTLGYMDPEYLMSGHLTAKSDVYSFGVVLLEVLCARKAMDLLLPQKERVLVQWFKQSITKRNTERVIDPNLMGNVERKCLRKFVETALSCLHDLGKKRPTMDIVLGSLQQAQQLQETAGDHLTFGTKTGDPQEKLHEAAAAAYNKVLFRTGKKLEI; encoded by the coding sequence atggGTTTACTCCAATACTTCTCTTCCACCTCCTTTATGCTCATCACCTTGTTGGTTGCTACGACAGTAACCACTATCACTTGCTATTATCATCCCGTGGACAACATCTCCATCGACTGTGGTTCCTCAAGAAAGTCAACTGCATCAGATGGACGAGAGTGGGCTGGAGATAAAGGTTCAAGACATGGAAGTTCAGTTAGACTATCACAGCCTTCTCAATCCTTTCTTACAGAACTTATTCCATATTCAACTGCTCGTGTCTCTGTTTCCCAATTCTCCTATGACTTCAGAGTCACTCCTGGCCAGAAGTTTGTCCGCCTGCACTTTTACCCGGCTTCATATCCTGGTTTTGACAAGTCGAGGGACTTTTTCACAGTCAAATCTGGGTCCTATACGCTCCTCAGCAACTTCAGCGCTTCCATTCAAGCAAACTCCATGggattgaatttttttagtaAAGAATTCTGTCTGAATGTGGAAGAGAATCAGATTCTAAGTATTACCTTCACTCCATCGCCTACCATGTATGCTTTCGTGAATGGAATAGAGGTCATTTCCATGCCTACTGACCTCTATCATACTCCAGAAAGCAACCCGGGTGTTCCTATCATTGCCCGAAAACATCTCCTCTTTGATATTGACAATAGCATAGCACTTGAGGTGGTTCACCGTTTAAATATTGGGGGGAGCTCTATTCTGCCTGTTGAAGACACGGGCATGTTTCGTGCATGGTTGGGAGCATCTGCCTACTCGACGCCATCAGGTATCTTGCCGATTGCTACAACAATTCCCATAAAGTACAATAATTTTCCTGCATACACAGCGCCACTAAGAGTATATCAATCAGCTTGGTTAATGGATCCAGACAAGCTGGCATATATAAACTTCAATCTTACATGGAAGTTACCAGTTGATGTTGGATTTAGGTACCTTGTTAGAATGCATTTCTGTGAACTGGATTACGGGATTAAGGAAAGCAGTCAAAGAGAATTCGATATCTTCCTAAATGATAGGCTCGCAGAGACTAATGCCGATATAATCAAATGGAGCGGAGCAAATGGGGTTCCTGTGTACAAGGATTATATGGTGATTTTGGAAGGAGATCCAAGTAAAGGGAAGTCTGATCTTACCATAGCACTACAACCGCATTATTCTGAGTCGGAGACTAACTACCCAACCGGTGTTATTCTCAACGGATTGGAGATAGTGAAGTTAAGCAATCCCGACAACAACCTGGCAGGTCATACTCCACAAACTTCAGTAAATACTCCCAACTCTATCAAGACAAAACTACAACGGACCCTTTGGAGCAGGGATGGAATAGTAGGTATCTTGATAATTCTGCTCATTCTGTTGAATGCTGGTGTACACAAATTAAGAAATTGGGTTGAGAAAAGTGAGAGAGAGATATCTCCATCGTTATTGCCCTCAAACCAATTTGGAAGACGATTCTCACTTAGTGAGGTACAATCGGCAACCAACAACTTTGATGATGCCTTAGTGATAGGTGATGGTGGGTTCGGCAAGGTTTACAAGGGGCAAATTGACAAAGGATCTAGAACTGTTGCTATAAAGCGGCTGAAGGCTTTGTCCAAACAAGGAGCGGATGAGTTTTGGACAGAGATCAAAACGCTTTCCAAGCTCATGCACATTAACCTTGTTACTCTAATTGGCTATTGTGATGAAAACAAGGAGATGATTCTTGTATATGGATACATGATTAATGGTAGCCTTGCTGATCATCTCCACAAAATTACGAGGACTCTTTCCAGTCGCCAAAATGAAACTCCCGAGATTCGTGAAGTTGAGAGTTATCCACTATCTTGGGAGCGACGACTCCAAATCTGCATTGGTGCAGCACGTGGATTGGATTACCTTCATAGTGGGGCAGAGCACAGAGTGATACATCGAGATGTGAAGACCTCAAACATTTTGTTGGATGAGAACTGGGTGGCCAAAATATCAGATTTTGGATTGTCCAAAATGGGAGGTAACAGCCACAACAATGGCAACCAGTCGAGCACCTCTATTGTAACAGATGTCAAGGGCACATTCGGATATTTGGATCTAGAGTACTTTTTGACTCATAGATTAACCAGGAAATCCGATGTTTATGCGTTTGGTGTGGTGTTGTTTGAAGTGCTTTGCGGGAGGCCAGCAGTTGATAGAAGGTTTGAGGGAGAGGAACGTAGTTTAGCATTGTGGGCACGACGTTGCATCAATGAGGGAAGAATTGAAGACATGATTGACCCTTTCCTCAAGGGAAAAATCTTGCCTCATTCTCTCAAGATCTTTGTAGGCATCGCCGAAAAATGCTTACATAGCCGTCCAAATGAAAGGCCTAGAATGTCAGATGTCTTGCAAAAGCTTGAATTTGCACTTTCATCAAAAGACCATTTTGGATGGCTTTTGACAGAGGTAGATGAAGAAAAAGATCTTGAGGAGGTTGCAACTGACACTGATGAAGCCGTGTCAGGCGATAGTGGGCGAACTGATGCGATCACCAAGTGGGAAGAGAGAGATGTGGGAAAGACATCTGATATTGATGATGAATCTGAAAACAAGGAGATAGCTGGGGATGGGAATTCAAATACAAATCTTCTATCTAAAACCTCTCCTCCTATAGGGTCTTCCAATTTGATACATGGTAACATGCCTGAGATAAGTACACAAAAGTCAAACAAGAGAACAGTGATGAAGTTGGTTCAGAGTGCCTTGAGAAGAAAGACAAAAGATGATAGCCCCAAAAATCAGGCATCGTGGTGGTCGAAAAAAACATCTAAAATGACTGAGGTAAAACCATTACCTGAAGTACCAGAGAGTAGCCTCCTTCCAGAATCTCCCCGTATTTTCTCACTAGATGAAATTCGAGCTGCCACACACAATTTTGGTCGTCCCAACAACATAGATTATGGAGAGTGGTACCAAGGTTCCCTGGATGATATAGAACTTCAGGTCGCAATACAAAGATGTAGAAAACAGAACAAGGAGTATAGTCTTTCAGAAGTGGAGAAGCTCTATCAGCTCCACAATGTTCACATAGTTTCCTTCATTGGATATTGCAAAATGGAAGAAGAAATATTCCTTGTTTACGAGTTCATGGTAAAAGGAATTCTTTGCAAACATCTATATGGATCACGGATTAGCCCTCTTCCATGGAAGAAGAGACTTGATATATGTATTAGCATAGCAAGTGGATTGCATTACCTTCATAGAGAAAATATCATTCATGGAAACTTAAAGTCCAGCAAAATTTTGCTAGATAACAATTGGAGTGCCAAAATTTCAGGCTTAAAGGTTTTcaaagatgatgaagatgacGCAAATGGAATCACACATACAGTTGTCACTGCTGTTGTTAGGAACACCCTGGGCTACATGGATCCTGAGTACTTAATGTCCGGTCACCTAACGGCAAAATCTGATGTATACTCGTTTGGTGTAGTGTTGCTGGAGGTGCTCTGCGCTAGGAAAGCAATGGATCTGCTCTTGCCACAAAAAGAAAGAGTTTTAGTACAATGGTTCAAGCAGAGTATCACAAAGAGGAACACTGAGAGGGTTATTGATCCTAATTTGATGGGGAATGTAGAACGCAAGTGTCTGAGGAAGTTTGTTGAAACAGCATTGAGCTGTCTGCATGATCTGGGTAAGAAACGGCCAACCATGGATATTGTATTAGGGAGCCTCCAGCAAGCACAGCAACTTCAGGAAACTGCAGGAGATCATCTTACTTTTGGTACCAAGACTGGGGATCCTCAAGAGAAGCTACATGAAGCTGCTGCTGCCGCTTATAACAAAGTACTGTTTCGCACAGGAAAGAAATTGGAAATTTAG